Proteins encoded by one window of Epinephelus moara isolate mb chromosome 18, YSFRI_EMoa_1.0, whole genome shotgun sequence:
- the LOC126405328 gene encoding uncharacterized protein LOC126405328, whose protein sequence is MSCSAFGCTKRSSKGSDVNFFRFPLANSDRLKQWLMNVRRKNWTPSKSSRLCSTHFEESEFLIDRKGQRRLKDNAVPTIFSFPHHLLLKKEATKAKRIKSVIPPVPSCSAPMYLSQPHTTPGPVAYLHSVLDNKAVSNSDNEDTDNKDNIFMRDVHTDVDDADDITECTISAEPERVMHDHDYLARDGKAHKQISVRPDHSYIISGSPSTVRWKENVVQDQLDSDPSITPERKDSAVQVHLLSETPITLIKENALRHKLVIVRKKLKLKCQQTRRMKAKLLSLKALTKVLQKKMTAYEKAIAAFRMEVRCKKCEKSRSRYLL, encoded by the exons atgtcttgTTCAGCGTTCGGCTGTACCAAAAGATCCTCTAAGGGGTCGGATGTTAATTTCTTCCG ATTTCCTTTAGCTAACAGTGACAGGCTAAAGCAATGGCTGATGAACGTGAGGAGAAAGAACTGGACTCCATCCAAATCATCACGTCTATGCAGTACGCACTTTGAGGAGAGTGAGTTCCTCATAGACAGAAAG GGCCAGAGGAGGCTGAAGGACAACGCTGTGCCGACCATTTTCAGCTTTCCACACCATTTGTTGTTAAAGAAAGAAGCTACCAAGGCCAAACGGATCAAGTCGGTTATCCCCCCTGTCCCTTCATGTTCTGCACCCATGTATCTCAGTCAGCCGCACACGACGCCTGGACCTGTTGCATATTTGCATTCTGTGCTGGATAATAAGGCCGTTTCCAACAGTGACAACGAAGACACTGATAATAAAGATAACATTTTTATGAGGGATGTCCACACTGATGTCGATGATGCTGATGACATAACTGAGTGCACCATAAGCGCAGAGCCTGAAAGAGTGATGCATGATCACGACTACCTCGCCAGAGACGGCAAAGCACATAAGCAGATCTCTGTGCGCCCTGATCACAGCTACATCATTTCCGGGTCTCCCTCAACAGTCAGATGGAAAGAAAACGTGGTGCAGGATCAGCTCGATTCTGATCCGTCCATAACACCTGAGCGTAAAGACAGCGCAGTGCAGGTTCATCTTCTGTCTGAGACTCCCATAACACTCATTAAAGAAAACGCATTACGTCATAAGCTTGTCATCGTTCGCAAAAAGCTTAAGCTGAAGTGTCAGCAGACAAGAAGAATGAAAGCAAAACTCTTGTCCTTGAAAGCTCTGACAAAGGTTCTTCAGAAAAAGATGACTGCGTACGAAAAAGCTATTGCAGCATTCCGTATGGAGGTACGGTGCAAAAAGTGCGAAAAGTCCAGGAGCCGTTATTTATTATGA
- the LOC126405307 gene encoding WW domain-binding protein 11-like — MGRRSTSSTKSGKFMNPTDQARKEARKRELKKNKKQRMMVRAAVLKMKDPRQIIRDMEKLDEMEFNPVQQPLLNEKVLRDKRKKLRETFERIVRLYERENPDTYKELRKLELDYETKRGQLALYFDSVKNAESVEVDSIPLPDMPHAPSNIHIQDIPLPGAQPPSILKKNTSFGKGPLSSSTGPVLATAPGVPRLPPGKKPPGPPPGPPPPQVLALYGIPARRAYGADTEPSIPGLEKDAAMELGRDRDSGSESDRDRDDVDDDESDSEEDSEEERDEGGDGDQRMSVDRQDDERDREEDRDRNDRHAGRSVRFADMPPEAPREGKRKKKRLVKKTKAITPLQAMMLRMAGQSVPEEEEEEEVEEEYTDESDSSDIEDRGPPGESQPHLMPNQRLPPPAGPVGQQGPPHLQGPPMTGPPPLGPPPAPPMRPPGPPSGPPPGPPPGAPPFLRPPGIPGGMRGPMPRLLPPGPPPGRPPGPPPGPPPGLPPGPPPRGPPPRLPPPAPPGIPPPPPRAGGPPRPLAPPLSLFPPPLNSNVLSAPPSIVQRQKGSGSNQDGPPSNLPPPAMPMRPGVMQMPPPPGTAAASTGPNPGSNPPGHHHAATIEKRANITSVAAAGGSLAAGAGSGGATISAKPQIINPKAEVTRFVPTALRVRRDKSGAMPGAAPGPLEKAGGGVGGRRGDEGMGGGLGQKQQAAAAPMGLVNPAQMGAVSQPNMKTKDQVYEAFMREMEGLL, encoded by the exons ATGGGGCGACGTTCAACCTCCTCCACCAAGAGTGGGAAGTTTATGAACCCCACCGACCAGGCCA GAAAGGAGGCCAGGAAAAGGGAGTTAAAAAAG AACAAGAAGCAGAGAATGATGGTGAGAGCGGCGGTGCTGAAGATGAAGGACCCCAGGCAGATCATCAGAGACATGGAGAAGCTGGATGAGATGG AGTTCAACCCAGTGCAGCAGCCTTTGCTGAATGAGAAAGTGTTGAGGGACAAGAGGAAGAAGCTCCGCGAGACATTTGAACGCATCGTCCGTCTGTACGAGAGAGAGAATCCCGACACCTACAAGGAGCTACGCAAACTGGAGTTGGACTACGAGACCAAACGAGGGCAGCTGGCTctttattttgactcagtcaag AATGCGGAGTCAGTGGAGGTCGACAGTATCCCTTTACCAGATATGCCTCACGCCCCCTCCAATATCCACATCCAGGACATCCCACTACCAGGAGCTCAGCCTCCCTCCATACTGAAGAAGAACACCTCTTTTGG TAAAGGACCTCTGTCTTCATCTACTGGACCGGTTTTGGCAACAGCGCCAGGCGTGCCACGTTTACCTCCAGGGAAGAAGCCTCCTGGGCCCCCACCAGGGCCTCCACCTCCACAGGTCCTTGCACTGTACGGCATTCCTGCTCGACGAGCTTACGGCGCAGACACAG AGCCTTCCATTCCCGGTTTAGAAAAGGATGCTGCGATGGAATTAGGGAGAGATCGGGACAGCGGCAGCGAGAGCGACAGAGATCGTGACGACGTGGACGACGACGAAAGTGACTCTGAGGAGGACAGCGAAGAAGAGAGAGACGAAGGGGGTGATGGCGACCAGAGAATGAGTGTGGACAGACAGGATgatgagagggacagagaggaggataGAGACAGAAACGATAGACATGCTG GTCGCAGTGTACGTTTCGCGGACATGCCTCCAGAGGCACCCCgtgaaggaaagaggaaaaagaagaggcTGGTGAAGAAGACAAAGGCCATCACCCCTCTGCAGGCCATGATGTTGAGGATGGCAG GTCAGTCAGTGcctgaagaggaggaagaagaagaggtagAGGAGGAATACACAGATGAATCAGACAGCTCCGACATCGAGGACAGGGGACCACCAGGGGAGAGTCAGCCCCACCTGATGCCGAATCAGCGCCTGCCTCCTCCTGCTGGGCCAGTGGGACAGCAAGGGCCTCCGCACTTGCAGGGTCCACCAATGACTGGACCTCCGCCTCTGGGTCCACCCCCTGCTCCTCCAATGAGGCCTCCTGGTCCACCATCTGGCCCGCCTCCTGGCCCACCACCAG GCGCTCCTCCATTCTTGAGGCCTCCTGGTATACCTGGAGGCATGAGGGGTCCAATGCCTCGTCTTCTGCCTCCTGGACCTCCACCAGGTCGGCCCCCAGGCCCTCCACCAGGGCCCCCTCCCGGCCTCCCACCAGGCCCCCCACCACGAGGACCCCCTCCCAGACTACCACCCCCAGCACCACCAG GTATCCCACCTCCTCCCCCACGAGCAGGAGGACCCCCGCGTCCACTTGCCCCTCCACTCTCCCTCTTCCCTCCACCTCTGAACTCCAACGTGCTCAGCGCTCCTCCCAGCATCGTGCAGCGACAAAAAGGCTCCGGATCCAACCAGGATGGTCCGCCGAGCAACCTGCCGCCCCCTGCCATGCCCATGCGACCGGGTGTCATGCAGATGCCTCCTCCCCCAGGAACAGCTGCCGCTTCCACGGGCCCCAACCCCGGCAGCAACCCCCCCGGCCACCACCATGCAGCCACCATCGAAAAGCGAGCCAACATCACCTCGGTGGCAGCGGCTGGAGGCAGCCTGGCAGCAGGCGCCGGCTCTGGCGGGGCCACCATCTCCGCCAAACCTCAGATTATCAATCCAAAGGCGGAGGTCACCCGCTTTGTGCCCACTGCGCTGAGGGTGCGTAGGGACAAGAGCGGAGCAATGCCCGGGGCGGCGCCTGGGCCTCTGGAGAAAGCAGGCGGTGGTGttggaggaaggaggggagatGAAGGCATGGGAGGGGGACTGGGGCAGaaacagcaggcagcagctgctCCCATGGGCCTGGTCAACCCAGCCCAGATGGGTGCTGTGTCTCAGCCCAACATGAAGACTAAGGACCAGGTGTATGAAGCCTTtatgagagagatggagggactCCTCTGA